Proteins encoded in a region of the Chloroflexota bacterium genome:
- the mrdA gene encoding penicillin-binding protein 2 — translation MGGLVLSEQRGACMNGEPEITSALLEGWRLGVTAAVIGLVLLAFVARLFDLQVLRYDEWIARANANRVEELNIPAPRGAIYDRNGVVLARNVASYTLVITPAYLPDDPGKVDAIYRQLSALTGVPVSYGTVDKEHPYVPCRSEQGIRQIVNFGETFAPYRPVKIKCDIPRKTAMVIRERAADWPGVGIEVDPIRDYPTGYLTADVVGFLGPVPKALVDYYKNKGLVPNRDKVGYAGVELSYQDLLAGTNGHRTVEVDVAGHILRDLKEPQQPKPGANLVLTIDTRLQDAAYHILVNQIKYVNERYPMPDGAPRTQSGVVIAMNPKTGEILAMVSYPTYENNRMARFIPAYYYQQLAADPENPLLNHAISGEYAPGSTFKIVTGTGAMNEHIVTLDQIIDAPGIITLANKYYANDPGKAEKFYDHNYQEGGFGKIDFLHCIAYSSNVCFYKLGGGYDDEINPGLGICRLGTYAHALSYGDRTGIDLPGEATGLIPTPTWKRIYKGENWSTGDTYLASVGQGYVLGTPLQVLMSAATIANNGVQMQPTVRYEVVDAEGKVIEPFKPKVRWDITTDPIIKIYRNPGGIGRCKWTGELKTVDPWAIEQVQRGMRLAVTDGIHGTLHRVFQGFPIPVAGKTGTAEYCDNKAQQRHLCRRGDWPTHGWTVAYAPYDDPEIVVVAFLYNGGEGAVVAGPIVRRVMEAYFALKAADAAR, via the coding sequence ATGGGCGGCCTGGTTCTTTCCGAGCAAAGAGGTGCATGTATGAACGGCGAACCTGAAATCACCTCTGCGCTGCTGGAAGGCTGGCGGCTGGGCGTTACAGCAGCCGTGATTGGGTTGGTGCTGCTGGCATTTGTCGCGCGCCTGTTCGACCTCCAGGTGCTGCGTTACGACGAGTGGATTGCCCGCGCCAATGCCAACCGGGTTGAGGAACTCAACATCCCCGCGCCGCGCGGCGCAATTTACGACCGTAACGGCGTGGTGCTGGCGCGCAATGTGGCTTCCTACACGTTGGTGATTACCCCCGCCTACCTGCCCGACGACCCCGGCAAGGTGGATGCCATCTACCGGCAACTCTCGGCCCTTACCGGCGTGCCGGTGAGTTATGGCACGGTGGATAAGGAGCACCCCTACGTGCCCTGCCGCTCGGAGCAAGGCATTCGCCAGATTGTGAATTTCGGCGAAACCTTTGCCCCGTACCGACCGGTGAAAATCAAGTGCGATATTCCGCGAAAAACCGCCATGGTCATTCGCGAACGCGCCGCCGATTGGCCGGGGGTGGGCATCGAAGTCGACCCCATCCGCGATTACCCCACCGGCTACCTGACGGCCGACGTGGTTGGTTTCCTGGGGCCGGTGCCCAAGGCGCTGGTTGATTATTACAAAAACAAAGGGCTGGTGCCTAATCGCGATAAAGTGGGCTATGCGGGGGTGGAACTTTCTTACCAAGACCTGCTGGCCGGCACTAACGGCCACCGCACGGTGGAAGTCGACGTCGCCGGGCACATTTTGCGCGACTTGAAGGAACCCCAGCAGCCCAAGCCGGGCGCAAATCTGGTGCTGACGATTGATACCCGCCTGCAAGATGCGGCCTATCACATTCTGGTCAACCAGATCAAGTATGTGAACGAGCGCTACCCGATGCCCGATGGCGCGCCGCGCACCCAAAGCGGGGTGGTCATTGCCATGAACCCCAAAACTGGCGAAATCCTCGCTATGGTTTCGTACCCCACGTACGAAAACAACCGCATGGCGCGCTTCATTCCGGCTTATTATTACCAGCAACTGGCTGCCGACCCCGAGAACCCGCTCCTCAACCACGCCATTTCCGGTGAATATGCCCCCGGCTCGACGTTCAAAATCGTCACCGGCACCGGCGCAATGAATGAGCACATCGTTACCCTCGATCAGATTATCGACGCGCCGGGCATCATCACCCTGGCGAACAAGTATTACGCCAACGACCCTGGTAAGGCCGAAAAGTTCTACGACCACAACTACCAGGAGGGCGGGTTTGGCAAAATTGACTTTCTGCACTGCATTGCTTATTCCAGCAATGTGTGCTTCTACAAACTCGGCGGTGGCTACGACGATGAAATCAACCCCGGCCTCGGCATTTGCCGTTTGGGCACTTATGCCCACGCCTTGAGCTACGGCGACCGCACCGGTATCGACCTGCCTGGGGAAGCCACCGGCCTGATCCCCACGCCGACCTGGAAGCGTATCTACAAGGGCGAAAACTGGTCCACCGGCGACACCTACCTTGCCAGCGTGGGGCAGGGCTATGTACTTGGCACGCCCTTGCAGGTGCTCATGTCGGCGGCCACCATTGCCAACAATGGCGTGCAAATGCAGCCCACGGTCCGCTACGAAGTGGTGGATGCGGAAGGCAAGGTCATCGAACCGTTCAAGCCCAAGGTGCGCTGGGATATTACCACCGACCCCATCATCAAGATTTATCGCAACCCCGGCGGCATTGGCCGGTGTAAATGGACCGGCGAGTTGAAGACGGTGGACCCGTGGGCCATCGAACAGGTGCAGCGGGGGATGCGCCTGGCCGTGACCGACGGTATCCACGGCACGCTGCACCGCGTGTTCCAGGGCTTTCCCATCCCTGTGGCGGGGAAGACCGGCACCGCGGAATATTGCGACAACAAAGCCCAGCAGCGGCACCTCTGCCGCCGCGGCGACTGGCCGACCCACGGCTGGACGGTGGCCTACGCCCCCTATGATGATCCGGAGATTGTTGTGGTGGCTTTCCTCTATAATGGTGGGGAAGGCGCGGTGGTGGCCGGCCCGATTGTGCGGCGGGTGATGGAAGCCTATTTTGCCC
- the mreC gene encoding rod shape-determining protein MreC, protein MKFSPRTLRALVIALVVIGLLALSLGGYLTPLTRLSTQPVLSVQAWLARAYQGIRAYLNAPKDVNALRAENQQLKAEVSRLQTEVVTLQQQLAEAELLSALLDFARAHPQNEYKAAQVIGRDPSPFLRYIIINRGSDDGLRVGMPVVSAEGLVGHITAVIPNAARVQLITDANSAVDVVVQPSHTNAVLVGSLTGELSLDMVSLDAKIKPGDLVLTSGLGGRYPPNILAGQIVSVRKLSYALFQEAAVQPVVDFRRLQIVLVIVNFRPVDVTPLTKPQGGTP, encoded by the coding sequence ATGAAATTTTCCCCTCGCACTTTACGGGCGTTGGTGATTGCGTTGGTGGTCATTGGGCTGCTGGCGCTTTCGTTGGGGGGCTATCTGACGCCGCTGACACGCTTGAGCACCCAGCCAGTTTTGTCGGTGCAGGCGTGGTTGGCCCGGGCTTATCAGGGCATCCGGGCTTATCTCAACGCGCCTAAAGACGTCAACGCCCTGCGCGCCGAAAACCAGCAACTCAAAGCCGAGGTCAGCCGCTTGCAAACCGAAGTGGTGACCTTGCAGCAGCAACTGGCCGAAGCGGAATTGCTTTCGGCGTTGTTGGATTTTGCCCGCGCCCATCCCCAGAACGAATACAAGGCCGCTCAGGTCATTGGCCGTGACCCCAGCCCCTTTTTGCGTTACATCATCATCAACCGCGGCTCCGACGATGGCTTGCGGGTGGGCATGCCTGTGGTGAGCGCCGAGGGGCTGGTGGGGCACATCACCGCGGTGATCCCCAACGCGGCCCGCGTGCAACTGATTACCGACGCCAACTCGGCGGTGGATGTCGTGGTGCAGCCTTCCCACACCAACGCCGTGCTGGTCGGTAGCCTGACCGGTGAGCTTTCGCTGGATATGGTTTCGTTGGATGCCAAAATCAAGCCCGGCGACCTGGTGCTGACTTCGGGCCTGGGGGGGCGTTACCCCCCTAACATTCTCGCCGGGCAAATCGTGAGCGTGCGCAAGCTTTCGTATGCGCTCTTTCAGGAAGCCGCGGTTCAGCCGGTGGTAGATTTCCGGCGCTTGCAGATCGTGCTGGTCATCGTCAACTTCCGCCCGGTGGATGTGACACCCCTGACCAAACCGCAAGGGGGCACGCCATGA